The Anoxybacillus flavithermus genome has a segment encoding these proteins:
- a CDS encoding [NiFe] hydrogenase small subunit HydA — MKRKTILEEVLDRGFTRRDFLKMCTALAATMGLDFSQTDQVVAAMEKNQRVPVIWLQFQDCTGCSESFIRSTHPKVESVLLNMISLEYSEALSAASGHQIEAALEHVLEHYPGEYILAVEGSLPTDDAFLTVGGVSAKETFLRAAKGAKAIIAYGSCSSWGGIPAAYPNPTKAKPITHFVKDKPVILVPGCPPIAEVMTGVIAHIITFGKLPELDHLGRPKAFYRHRIHDKCNRRAYFDAGLFAESFDDEGARQGYCLYKVGCKGPTTYNSCAEMRWNGGVSYPIQSGNPCIGCSEKGFWDNGPFFVRRAKIPASQTTINPETVGAIAVGVTAAGVAAHAMVTAMKKKDEDHD; from the coding sequence GTGAAAAGAAAAACAATTTTAGAAGAAGTGCTTGATCGTGGCTTTACGAGACGCGATTTTTTAAAAATGTGTACTGCACTAGCAGCGACCATGGGGCTAGATTTTTCACAAACAGATCAAGTGGTTGCGGCGATGGAAAAGAATCAACGCGTCCCAGTCATCTGGCTACAGTTCCAAGACTGTACAGGTTGTTCTGAATCATTTATTCGTTCTACGCATCCAAAAGTAGAAAGTGTTCTTTTAAACATGATTTCTCTCGAATATTCGGAAGCGCTTTCTGCTGCTTCGGGCCATCAAATTGAAGCTGCGCTTGAACATGTTTTGGAACATTATCCCGGAGAATACATACTTGCGGTGGAAGGAAGTTTGCCGACAGATGATGCATTTTTAACGGTTGGTGGTGTATCGGCAAAAGAAACGTTTCTTCGTGCTGCTAAAGGAGCAAAAGCGATTATTGCATATGGAAGTTGTTCGTCGTGGGGGGGAATTCCTGCTGCGTATCCGAACCCAACAAAAGCAAAGCCGATTACACATTTCGTGAAAGACAAACCCGTTATATTAGTGCCAGGGTGCCCACCAATTGCAGAAGTCATGACGGGTGTGATTGCGCATATCATCACGTTTGGAAAGCTTCCAGAACTTGACCATCTTGGTAGACCAAAAGCATTTTACCGTCATCGTATTCACGATAAATGCAATCGTCGGGCATATTTTGATGCTGGATTATTTGCGGAATCGTTTGATGATGAAGGAGCGCGACAAGGATATTGCTTATATAAAGTAGGATGTAAAGGACCAACAACGTATAACTCTTGTGCAGAAATGCGCTGGAACGGGGGAGTTAGTTATCCGATTCAATCTGGTAACCCATGTATCGGTTGTTCTGAAAAAGGTTTTTGGGATAACGGTCCTTTCTTTGTTCGTCGCGCTAAAATTCCTGCGTCTCAAACGACG
- a CDS encoding twin-arginine translocase subunit TatC — protein sequence MEEKKRYEEKEMTLVEHLEELRKRIFIVVGALILFFVVGFIFVQDLYRWLIADLDVKLTILGPTDILWVYVMLAGVFAITMTIPVFVWQLWMFVKPALTPRERKVTLSYIPATFLLFVLGLCFGYFVVLPMVFHFLMSLGEDLFATMFTTEKYFRFILNMTIPFAILFELPIIVMFLTSIGLINPYALQKVRKYAYFVLVIIAVTITPPDFISDFLVTIPLLLLYEVSISISKFVYKRKEKQLEQEASSE from the coding sequence ATGGAAGAAAAGAAACGATATGAAGAAAAAGAGATGACGTTAGTCGAACACTTAGAAGAATTACGCAAACGGATTTTTATTGTTGTTGGAGCTCTTATTTTATTTTTTGTTGTAGGATTTATTTTTGTTCAAGATTTATATCGTTGGTTGATTGCTGATTTAGATGTAAAGTTAACTATTTTAGGTCCGACAGATATTTTATGGGTGTATGTTATGTTAGCAGGGGTATTTGCCATCACAATGACGATTCCTGTATTTGTTTGGCAACTATGGATGTTCGTGAAGCCTGCTCTTACTCCAAGAGAACGAAAAGTAACGTTATCGTATATTCCAGCGACATTTTTGTTATTTGTTCTCGGTTTATGTTTTGGTTACTTTGTTGTTTTACCGATGGTGTTCCACTTTTTAATGAGCCTCGGTGAAGATTTGTTTGCCACGATGTTTACGACAGAAAAGTATTTTCGATTTATTTTAAACATGACGATTCCGTTTGCTATATTGTTTGAATTGCCGATTATCGTTATGTTTTTAACAAGCATTGGTTTAATTAATCCATACGCGTTACAAAAAGTAAGAAAATATGCGTATTTTGTATTAGTTATTATTGCGGTAACGATTACACCACCAGACTTTATTTCTGACTTTTTGGTAACTATCCCGTTACTCTTGTTATATGAAGTGAGTATATCTATTTCAAAATTTGTGTATAAACGAAAAGAAAAACAGTTGGAGCAAGAAGCGTCTTCAGAGTAG